ACAAGATCCAGCAGGTCCCCACCGGCCGCAACGACCGCCCCCTCAAGGACGTCGTCATCGAGAAGGCCGAGGTCGTCGAAAACTGAATGTTCCAGAGGGGGCAACCCCTCTCCAAACAACTTATCTTTCAGGCTTTGTGCTCGCCGTGTTTTCCGGCGAGGAACTTCCTGAGTTTTTTGTTGACATTGATGGAATCAATGAACTCCTCGATGGACCAGCGCCTCATGTAGATGTAAATGAACAGCGAGCCGAGCATCGATCCCAACGCATTGGAGAACATGTCGCGGACAGTGTCGAAGGGACTGTACTGCATACCTGTACCGGTAAGCTGATCCACAACATACTCGAGAACCTCCCAATAGGTTCCGAACGCCATCATGATAACGAAGATGAAAACGGTCGTGAATCCAACCGTGAACTTGATCCTCTCATTATAGCGCTGCAGGGTGAAGAGGGTCATTATCACACAGAGACTGATGACGAATGAGGAGAACGTGTGGGTGAGGGTATCGTAGAACTCCAGCAAGTCGTAGCTCATGAGCAGGACACCGTACGCGTGGAGGAATATCGCCACCTCCATGAAGAAGGCGAACCACAACGGAAGGCTCATGATGTGCTTCCTCGCGAAGATCGTGGGAAGCAGACAGAAGAATGCGCAGACCAGCCCGGTGCATAACTCGTAAAGGTGACGGACATTCTCCATGATCGAAAGGATGCTCATGACGACAAGCACCGCGGCAGCCGCCAGACAGATGGCATCCAATGCCCTCTGGTATCCGATCATTCGAAATCGCCTCCGCAAAGCTCCTGAAGGGTCTTCTTCTTGGTCATATACCTGAAAATGAACGCGATTACGATCACCGAAGCGGTGGCACAGGTGCCTGCCGCCATCTGAGTACGGTTGCTGAGGACGATCTCCGGCGGGAGATGCTCCACGTGCTCGCTGGTATACTGGTTGAAGAAGGGCTGTCCCGTGTACCACAGGTCGAATCCCACAGTGAAGATATAGACTCCGGAAACGGCCATGGCGAATGCGATACCGAATACGATGAGCCAGCGTTTGGAAATGTAGGACCCTCCGTAGACCTCGAACATGGATCCCAGCATGAACCCCATGGGGAATGTCACCAAAGGGACGCAAAGGAGTTCCAGGACCCACATCCAGGGGACGTTCGCATAATATATATCCGAGAACATACCCAGAAGGCCAAGAACGTTCAGTACCGTGAGGGCGATGAGTCCTACCAGTGCGGTGAGTGACACGGCATTGTGATAGACCCTGCCGTCACGGCGCAGAGGATAGAGCAGAACCACAGCATAGATGACTGCAACAGCTACGGTAACGAAATCGAATTTCAACGCTGATACTGCTGCGAGTACCACCACCATTGCCAGGGACACCCAAACGATACTGCGTCCGTTCATCACAGCAGTATATTGGTATCTATAAAAAAGAAAGCGGTTCAATCGTACTCGACGACGAGGTGGGTCCCAGACCTCAGATAGATGAGTGGGATGCCGAGTTTCCTTGCCCTGCGGCGAAGTTCCTTGTCGTTGGTGAGGATGTATCCATTCTCGCGTTGCGCCACTTCCAAGACGGAGTTGTCGCCGTGCTCCTCGGAGGGTACGATCTCGCGTTTCCTCGCAAGTGCCAGAGCCGCTTTTGCATGCTTATTCTCGAGATGCTTGAGCTCCCCTATCAACGGTCCGGGGACCACGAATCTGACTTCTCCCAGAAGATTGAGGACCTCGAGATCGAGGTTAATCCCGATCTCGAAAGGCATGAGTAAGGCGTTTGTGTCCAATACGACTGTCTGCATCGTCACTGATCGATGATGCCGTATCCGATGAGCCTCCACTTGTTGGAGATTCTCCTCGAAATGGCGACCCTCTGTCCGGGCAGGATGCATACAGGGAGCTTGAGGACCACGTCGGCGTAACCCTCGCGGGCGCTCTTGACGACCCCCACGGTGGTAGCGGTACCGACACTGAGCATGAGGGGCTCGTTACTCTTGATGTCGTCGACCCTGAGGTCTGCGGCGGAACCCACCACACGGTCCATCAGGACAGTCTTCATCTTGAACGTACTGACAACCGGGGGCAGATGTCCGGGGATTCCCACGACACGTCCGGTTAGTCCGTCGGATTTGGTAATGGCCGGATCCAGCTCGGTTCCGATGGCAATGAGTCCTCCGGGAAGTACCTCCTTGACGCTCTTCTCCCCAGCATTGAGGGAGATGATCTTGGCGGTGATCCTCTCGTAGGTCACTTTGCCGGCTGCTTCTATGCGCCTGCCGGGAACGACCTCGATCTCGTCTCCGATCTTGAACTTACCCTGCATCAGGGATCCTCCGATGACTCCTCCGCGGAGCTTCTCGGGAGTGGTTCCGGGTGCGTTGATATCGAAGGAACGGGCCACATGCATGATGGGCTCGGCATCGACGTTCCTCTTGACGTTGGCCACGATGTTGTTCTCAATGGCCTCGATGAGAAGGTCGATGTTCACACCGCGGTTGGCGGAAACAGGAATGATGGGAGCGTTCTCGGCAACGGTGCCTTTGACGAACTCCTTGATCTCCTTGTAGTTCTGCATCGCCTGTTCGCGGGTGACGATATCGATCTTGTTCTGAACGATGACGATCTTGTCGATTCCGATAATCGACAGGGCCATCAGATGCTCCTTGGTCTGGGGCTGGGGGCAGTGCTCGTTGGCTGCAATCAGCAGGAGGGCTCCGTCCATGAGGGCGGCTCCCGAGAGCATGGTGGCCATAAGGGTCTCGTGACCGGGTGCGTCCACGAAGGACACTGCCCTGTGGAACTCTGTCTCAGCACCGCACTTGGGGCACTTCTTGGTCGTGCAGTAAGCGGCGGCGCCTTTGCAGTTAGGACACTTGTAGAAGGCTACGTCAGCGTACCCGAGCCTGATGGAGATACCTCTTTTGATCTCCTCGGAGTGACGGTCGGTCCACTCGCCGGAAAGTGCCTTGGTAAGGGTGGTCTTTCCGTGGTCGACGTGACCGATC
The sequence above is a segment of the methanogenic archaeon ISO4-H5 genome. Coding sequences within it:
- a CDS encoding transmembrane protein; its protein translation is MIGYQRALDAICLAAAAVLVVMSILSIMENVRHLYELCTGLVCAFFCLLPTIFARKHIMSLPLWFAFFMEVAIFLHAYGVLLMSYDLLEFYDTLTHTFSSFVISLCVIMTLFTLQRYNERIKFTVGFTTVFIFVIMMAFGTYWEVLEYVVDQLTGTGMQYSPFDTVRDMFSNALGSMLGSLFIYIYMRRWSIEEFIDSINVNKKLRKFLAGKHGEHKA
- a CDS encoding transmembrane protein: MNGRSIVWVSLAMVVVLAAVSALKFDFVTVAVAVIYAVVLLYPLRRDGRVYHNAVSLTALVGLIALTVLNVLGLLGMFSDIYYANVPWMWVLELLCVPLVTFPMGFMLGSMFEVYGGSYISKRWLIVFGIAFAMAVSGVYIFTVGFDLWYTGQPFFNQYTSEHVEHLPPEIVLSNRTQMAAGTCATASVIVIAFIFRYMTKKKTLQELCGGDFE
- a CDS encoding translation initiation factor aIF-2 gamma subunit is translated as MKVPKQPEINIGMIGHVDHGKTTLTKALSGEWTDRHSEEIKRGISIRLGYADVAFYKCPNCKGAAAYCTTKKCPKCGAETEFHRAVSFVDAPGHETLMATMLSGAALMDGALLLIAANEHCPQPQTKEHLMALSIIGIDKIVIVQNKIDIVTREQAMQNYKEIKEFVKGTVAENAPIIPVSANRGVNIDLLIEAIENNIVANVKRNVDAEPIMHVARSFDINAPGTTPEKLRGGVIGGSLMQGKFKIGDEIEVVPGRRIEAAGKVTYERITAKIISLNAGEKSVKEVLPGGLIAIGTELDPAITKSDGLTGRVVGIPGHLPPVVSTFKMKTVLMDRVVGSAADLRVDDIKSNEPLMLSVGTATTVGVVKSAREGYADVVLKLPVCILPGQRVAISRRISNKWRLIGYGIIDQ